TTGCTGCATCACCAAGCAGCAAGTCAACTTCGGTTGGGCGGTAGTAGCGCGGATCCACCGCTACAATGACTTCGCCAGTCTCCTTGTTGTAGCCTTTTTCCTCTTCGTCTTTGCCTTCCCATACCACGTTGATACCTACGGAATCAAACGCAGCAATACAGAAGTCGCGTACGGTGGTTGTTTCACCTGTTGCAAGTACAAAATCTTCAGGAGTATCTTGCTGCAGCATCCTCCACATGCCTTCAACGTAGTCACGTGCATGGCCCCAGTCGCGTTTTGCATCCATGTTGCCCAGGTAGAGGCGCTCCTGCAAACCTACGCTTATTCGTGCAACCGCACGCGTAATCTTTCTGGTTACAAACGTCTCGCCACGGCGTGGGCTTTCATGGTTGAAGAGGATGCCGTTACAAGCATACATGTTGTAGGCTTCCCGGTAGTTGACCGTAATCCAGTATCCGTAGAGCTTGGCTACGGCATATGGGCTACGTGGGTAAAACGGGGTTGTCTCGCTCTGCGGGATTTCCTGCACTTTACCATAAAGCTCAGACGTAGAGGCCTGATAAAACCTGGTTTTCTCCTGCAAGCCAAGAATACGGATAGCTTCCAGGAGCCGCAGTGTGCCCAGGGCGTCTGTGTTGGCCGTATATTCTGGCGTCTCAAAGCTCACCTGAACGTGGCTTTGGGCAGCAAGGTTGTATATTTCGTCGGGCTGGACTTCCTGGACAATGCGAAT
This sequence is a window from Bacteroidota bacterium. Protein-coding genes within it:
- the gmd gene encoding GDP-mannose 4,6-dehydratase yields the protein MENRRALITGVTGQDGAYLAELLLAKGYEVHGIKRRASSFNTQRIDHIYEDPHNIGARFKLHYGDLTDSTNLIRIVQEVQPDEIYNLAAQSHVQVSFETPEYTANTDALGTLRLLEAIRILGLQEKTRFYQASTSELYGKVQEIPQSETTPFYPRSPYAVAKLYGYWITVNYREAYNMYACNGILFNHESPRRGETFVTRKITRAVARISVGLQERLYLGNMDAKRDWGHARDYVEGMWRMLQQDTPEDFVLATGETTTVRDFCIAAFDSVGINVVWEGKDEEEKGYNKETGEVIVAVDPRYYRPTEVDLLLGDAAKAREKLGWVPQCTLAEMVAEMVAADLEAAKEEMTLKENHPA